TCATGTAGATGATGACGGCGTTGGCGACCGGCTCCTGATCTTCCTTCCAGGAGCGATAACGCCGGTCCTCGGGATGGGGCACCACGATGGGCCGCCCCGCATCGTAGATGCCGCTGGCGATGGAACGCTTCAGCGCCTCGCGATAGGTGCGGCGGAAGTGGCGCAAGGATTCGGGGCCCACGCGGCGGATGCCGGTGTAGCGATCCTTCGCGGAGATGATCCGGCTCTTGCCCTTGTTCTCGATGTCCGGCAGCTCCAGCTCTTCCCCCAAAATGTCCGCCAGCTCGTCGAGGGTGACGTCCACCTCCAGTACGTGGTCGCCGGCGTCCTTGCCCGCCTGGCCCGCGCCGTCCTGATCTCCTTCTTGTCCACCCACCGGATCCCCGGGCTCGCCATCGCCCTGCCCCACGCCCCCCTGCTGCTTCTCTCCGAACACGAAGCGGGGGATGTCGATCTGGGGCACGGGAATGCTCACCAGGTCCTTGCCCTTGCGGCCGATCATCTCTCCCTGGGAGATGTAGCCGCGCAAATTCTGGCGGATCTTCCCACGCACGATGTTGCGGAACCGGGAATGGTCCTGATCGATCTTCAGCGACATTCGACCGTAGTCTCGCACATGTTCCGGGCAAGGGGGAGCGGCGCTCCTGCCGGGAAAAAGCCGGTCGACCGTGGTGCCCCGAGCTGTTAGAGGGGCCGTCGTGACAATCGGAAAGCGCTTTTTGTCATTCCGCTGCACCGGCTGCGGCAACTGCTGCCGGGAGCCGCTCTTGCCCCTGACGGACAGCGACCTCCGCCGCATCGTCAAGCACACCGGCGACAAGCCCGAGAGCGTCGTACGTTGGGTCGACAAGGACGCCATCGATCTCGACGACGAGCCCGAGAGCTTCGTGCACCTGCGCCAGGGCCGCCGGGTGATGGTGCTCGCGCACACCCGCTACGGCTGCCGCTACCTGGGTGCGGACGACCGTTGCACCATCTACACGGCACGGCCCCTCGGCTGCCGCGTGTTCCCCTTCGATCCCACCTTCGGCAAGGACGGCAAGCTCCGCCGGCTGAAGCTCATCCCGGCCGCGGAGTGCGAATACGAGCTCGACGGCGACAACGACCCCGAGCGCATTCGCAAGCTTCAGACGCGCTTGGATCGCTCGACCGACGCCTATCACCGTCGCATCGCCAAGTGGAATCGCCTCCAGGCCCAGCGCCGCCGCGACGGGCAGCCCGCCGAGACGTCGGCCCGCTTCCTCGCCTACCTCGGCTTCTGACGTCTTCCTTGTCGGTCCGGCGCGAATCCCGGCCCGGCACGCGTTTTCCTCGTCACGCGCGGGGCGCTCACGCGTTGTCCTTCTCGAGCACCGGGTACGGCGCCCGGAGGCGAACGGGAGACGACGACGATGATGAGCTTCATGCGCGAGGGCGGGGTCGGGATGTGGTTCGTGCTGGCGCTGGGCCTGCTGTCGCTGGCCGCGGCGGTGCGCTTCGCCATGGCGCCGGACGAGAAGAGGGTCGCGACGGTGCGGTCCCTGACCTGGGCCACGCTGTTCAACACCGTGGGCGCCATCATTGCCGGGTTCGCCGCCGTGGGCTCCCACGTCCCGGCCAACGCCGAGTGGGCCATGAGCCCCAAGATCCACCTGATCGTGATGGTGGGCATCAGCGAAGCGCTGGCCAACGGCATCCTCGGCTTCGCGCTCTTGTCGCTGACCTGGCTGGTGATGGCCGTTGGTCACCGTCGCCTCGCGGCGCTGGGCTGAGTACCATCAGCGAGACGATCGATGGCGAACGACGCGGCAATATTGCTTCGCCCGATGGCGGAGGCGCACGACGAAGATCTCGTCGCGCGCCTCCGGGTCGGCGATGCCCGCGCCTTCGACGAGACCTTCGCGCGGTTCCGTAGCCCGCTGTTCGGTTTCATCTCGAGGATGGTTCGCCGTCGCGACGTGGCGGAAGACCTGCTCCAGGAAACGTTCCTGCGGCTCGCGCGCCACGCCGCGGGCCTGGAGCCGAACACGCGGCTCGGAGCGTGGCTCTTCACGGTGGCCAAGAACCTCGTCCACGGCTACCGCCGCTGGTCGCTCCTCGACGTGGAGCGCCTGCTCGAGCTCGGCTGGCAGCCGAAGCCCGCGTCCACCTCCCCTTACGATCACGCCTTGGCGTCGGAACGCAGCGCGCGCCTCGAGCTGGCCCTCTCCGCGCTGCCGGGCAAGTACCGCGAGGCGTTGCTTCTCGTTGCCGAGCGTTGCCTCGAGCCCGGAGACGCGGCGGCAATCCTGGGGCTCAGCCCCGAAGCTTTTCGCAAGCGTCTCTCCCGCGCCCGCGCCATGCTCCAAGAGCGCGTGGCTCGCCTCGAAAAGGACCCCTCGCGATGACCGACGACCCGATGGACCTGTCGTCCCTTCCCACGCACGACGTCGACGATGCGACCGCCGAGCGCATGCGCCGCCGCGCCCAAGCGACCCTCGCCCGACAGCGCGACCTCGCCGATCGCCCTGCCCTCGCCGCCTTCTCGCGCTTCTACTCCGCGCGCCTCGAGCCCGCCCTCGTGATCACGGCGTCCGTGCTGTACCTGTCCTGGGCCGTCTCTCGGACGCTCCAGGTTTTTCACTGAGGTTTCCGCGGCGCACCGACAAAATCAGGGTGGGCACTTGGGCGCGCAGTACATCTTGGCCGGATACAGGATGGGCAGCACGCAGGCGGTGTCGGCGTTGGTGCACTCCCAAGGCTCCGCGACGAACTGCGCCGGCGTGCAGCTGCTGCCGATGCAGGCCTCTCCGGGCGCGCACAGCTTGCCGCAGGTGCCGCAGTTGGCGGCGTCCGTGCTGGCATCCGTGCAGGTGGCGCCGATGGTCGAGGTGGACGCACACGTTGCCGCGCCCGCGCACGACGTCGCCGGTACGCATGTTCCAGCGATACACGTCTGGAGGGCACCACACGTCGTCTGGCAATTGCCGCAGTGCGCGGGATCCGTGTCCAGGTTCACGCACTTGCCTTCGCACTGCAACAGACCCGCAGCGCAGTTGGGCGTGGCGCACGACTTGGAAGAACAAATCTGGCCGTGGTTGCAGGCATTGTTGCAGCTGCCACAGAACTGCGGATCGTTGTTCTGGTTCACGCAGGCGGCGCCACCCGATACGCTGCAGCTGGTCCGCGCGCCCGCGCAGCCGCACTGGCCGCCGTTGCAGACCTCGCCGACAGCACCCTGCGGCGGCGTGGCGCAGGAAACGCCGCAGGCGCTACAGTTCTGCACGTCGTTGTTGGTGTCCGCCTCACAGCCGTTCTCGCCGACCCCGTCGCAGTCTTCGTAGGGCGCCTTGCACTGGAACCCACAGTTGCCGGCCTGGCACGTCGCGGTGGAGCTGGGCGGCGCTTCACAGGCCTTGCCGCAACCGCCGCAGTGCTGCGGGTCCGATGCCGTGTCGGTGCACGTACCGTTGCAGTCCGTCTCGCCACCGCCGCAGCTGTCAGCGCACTGCCCGTTGCTGCACACCTTGTCGCACTTGGTGTTGCAGTCGCCACAGGTCTCGGGCCGGCGCAGGTCGGTCTCGCAGCCTGGCTCGCTGCTGCAGTCGCCCCAGTTCGCGTCGCACTTGGCCACCGTGCACGCGCCGCCCTGACAGGCAGAGAGAGCGTGCTGGAGCGCGCACGGATTGCAACCGTCCACGTCGCAGCCGAAGGCGGGATCCGCCTGCTTGACGCACTTGCCGGCGCAGAACTTCTCGTCGCTCGCGCAGTCCCCTCCGCTGCCCCCACCGGCCCCCGTGCCTCCGTCCTGTCCGGCAGCGCCGCCAGCGGCGGAGGCATCGAAGGGCTCGCCTCCACACGCCGAAACGACGACGACGGGCAGCGCCAAGAACGCAAGAAAGCGCGCCACACCCATGGTTACGAGCGTAGCACGCCTCTTTGGGTCAGCCCCCGAGCTTCTTGGCGACCCCCGCGAGATCCACGCCGGTGGCCGCGCGGATCTGCTCGCTGGCACCGATGGCCTTGCGGGCCAGCTCGGTTCCATCGGCCTGGGCGGGCAACACGCTCATCTTGCCGATGCTGAGCGAATGGTGTGCTCCCGAAACGTGGGAGAGCATGGGCAGGAGGTTCTGCAACGCCAACACGTCCCGAGCGGCCGTGCCCCCCGAGCGATAGGCTTCCACCAGATCGTGGAGCGCCTTGGCTTCGGCACGACCGCGCTCCATGGTGTTCGCGGCTTCACCTCGGGCCTGCTCCTCCGCGGCGCGTTGGCGCGCCAGGGCCGGCTGAACCACGTCCGCTTCCAGACGGCGCTTCTCTTGGGGTGCGCGAGCCTTCTGTCGCTCGATCTCGGCCTTCACCTGGGCGATCTGCGCCACCACCTGGCCGCGGGCTTCCTGGATCATGGCTTCCCGGCGGCTGCGGGCGTCCGCCACGCGCTTGGCGGTCTCTTCCCGGGCGATGGACAGCTCGGCATCGAGCTTCGCGATCTCCGACGC
This window of the Polyangiaceae bacterium genome carries:
- a CDS encoding DUF444 family protein, whose amino-acid sequence is MSLKIDQDHSRFRNIVRGKIRQNLRGYISQGEMIGRKGKDLVSIPVPQIDIPRFVFGEKQQGGVGQGDGEPGDPVGGQEGDQDGAGQAGKDAGDHVLEVDVTLDELADILGEELELPDIENKGKSRIISAKDRYTGIRRVGPESLRHFRRTYREALKRSIASGIYDAGRPIVVPHPEDRRYRSWKEDQEPVANAVIIYMMDVSGSMGDEQKEIVRIESFWIDTWLQRQYKGLESRYIIHDAVAREVDKDTFFRTRESGGTMISSAYKLCAQLIDQHYPASEWNIYPFHFSDGDNWSMDDTLTCIELLKTDMLPKVNMFAYGQVESPYGSGQFVKDLREHFGGDERVITSEIRDRDAIVSSIKDFLGKGK
- a CDS encoding YkgJ family cysteine cluster protein codes for the protein MTIGKRFLSFRCTGCGNCCREPLLPLTDSDLRRIVKHTGDKPESVVRWVDKDAIDLDDEPESFVHLRQGRRVMVLAHTRYGCRYLGADDRCTIYTARPLGCRVFPFDPTFGKDGKLRRLKLIPAAECEYELDGDNDPERIRKLQTRLDRSTDAYHRRIAKWNRLQAQRRRDGQPAETSARFLAYLGF
- a CDS encoding RNA polymerase sigma factor, whose amino-acid sequence is MAEAHDEDLVARLRVGDARAFDETFARFRSPLFGFISRMVRRRDVAEDLLQETFLRLARHAAGLEPNTRLGAWLFTVAKNLVHGYRRWSLLDVERLLELGWQPKPASTSPYDHALASERSARLELALSALPGKYREALLLVAERCLEPGDAAAILGLSPEAFRKRLSRARAMLQERVARLEKDPSR